Proteins encoded in a region of the Eschrichtius robustus isolate mEscRob2 chromosome 16, mEscRob2.pri, whole genome shotgun sequence genome:
- the NKX2-2 gene encoding homeobox protein Nkx-2.2 isoform X1 → MSLTNTKTGFSVKDILDLPDTNDEEGSVAEGPEEESEGPEPAKRAGPLGQGALDTVQSLPLKNPFYDSSDNPYTRWLASTEGLQYSLHGLAAGAAPQDSSSKSPEPSADESPDNDKETPGGGGDAGKKRKRRVLFSKAQTYELERRFRQQRYLSAPEREHLASLIRLTPTQVKIWFQNHRYKMKRARAEKGMEVTPLPSPRRVAVPVLVRDGKPCHALKAQDLAAATFQAGIPFSAYSAQSLQHMQYNAQYSSAGTPQYPTAHPLVQAQQWTW, encoded by the exons ATGTCGCTGACCAACACAAAGACGGGGTTTTCGGTCAAGGACATCTTGGACCTGCCGGACACCAACGATGAGGAGGGCTCGGTGGCCGAAGGGCCGGAGGAGGAGAGCGAGGGGCCGGAGCCCGCCAAGAGGGCCGGGCCGCTGGGGCAGGGCGCCCTGGACACGGTGCAGAGCCTGCCCCTGAAGAACCCCTTCTACGACAGCAGCGACAACCCGTACACGCGCTGGCTGGCCAGCACCGAGGGCCTCCAGTACTCCC TGCATGGGCTGGCAGCCGGCGCGGCGCCCCAGGACTCGAGTTCTAAGTCCCCGGAGCCCTCGGCCGACGAGTCACCGGACAATGACAAGGAGACCCCCGGCGGCGGAGGGGACGCCGGCAAGAAGCGGAAGCGGCGGGTGCTCTTCTCCAAGGCGCAGACCTACGAGCTGGAGCGGCGCTTCCGGCAGCAGCGGTACCTGTCGGCGCCAGAGCGCGAACACCTGGCCAGCCTCATCCGCCTCACGCCCACGCAGGTCAAGATCTGGTTCCAGAACCACCGCTACAAGATGAAGCGCGCCCGGGCAGAGAAAGGTATGGAGGTGACGCCCCTGCCCTCGCCGCGCCGGGTGGCCGTGCCCGTTTTGGTCAGGGACGGCAAACCGTGCCACGCGCTCAAAGCCCAGGACCTGGCAGCTGCCACCTTCCAGGCGGGCATCCCCTTTTCGGCCTACAGCGCGCAGTCTCTGCAACACATGCAGTACAACGCCCAGTACAGCTCGGCCGGCACCCCCCAGTACCCGACAGCACACCCCCTGGTCCAGGCCCAGCAGTGGACTTGGTGA
- the NKX2-2 gene encoding homeobox protein Nkx-2.2 isoform X2 gives MISSARHSPPKYAPTLVHGLAAGAAPQDSSSKSPEPSADESPDNDKETPGGGGDAGKKRKRRVLFSKAQTYELERRFRQQRYLSAPEREHLASLIRLTPTQVKIWFQNHRYKMKRARAEKGMEVTPLPSPRRVAVPVLVRDGKPCHALKAQDLAAATFQAGIPFSAYSAQSLQHMQYNAQYSSAGTPQYPTAHPLVQAQQWTW, from the exons ATGATCTCCTCCGCGCGCCACTCCCCCCCAAAATACGCACCCACACTGG TGCATGGGCTGGCAGCCGGCGCGGCGCCCCAGGACTCGAGTTCTAAGTCCCCGGAGCCCTCGGCCGACGAGTCACCGGACAATGACAAGGAGACCCCCGGCGGCGGAGGGGACGCCGGCAAGAAGCGGAAGCGGCGGGTGCTCTTCTCCAAGGCGCAGACCTACGAGCTGGAGCGGCGCTTCCGGCAGCAGCGGTACCTGTCGGCGCCAGAGCGCGAACACCTGGCCAGCCTCATCCGCCTCACGCCCACGCAGGTCAAGATCTGGTTCCAGAACCACCGCTACAAGATGAAGCGCGCCCGGGCAGAGAAAGGTATGGAGGTGACGCCCCTGCCCTCGCCGCGCCGGGTGGCCGTGCCCGTTTTGGTCAGGGACGGCAAACCGTGCCACGCGCTCAAAGCCCAGGACCTGGCAGCTGCCACCTTCCAGGCGGGCATCCCCTTTTCGGCCTACAGCGCGCAGTCTCTGCAACACATGCAGTACAACGCCCAGTACAGCTCGGCCGGCACCCCCCAGTACCCGACAGCACACCCCCTGGTCCAGGCCCAGCAGTGGACTTGGTGA